In Halobacteria archaeon AArc-dxtr1, the sequence ACGCTTTTCAAAGCAGCGCGAAGGACGTCGGGCGCTACCTCTGCGAGGGTATCCGAGCAGACAGCGGGGATACGCCGCGCGAACCGGGCGGCGTGACCAGTGGCGAGTTCGTGGCCGGCGTCGCTCGTGGGAAGGAGCACGATCGCGGAGTGTTCGCCGCTCGTGTCGTTTCGCGTCGTCGAGAGATGGACGGCGCCGTAGCCGTTTTCCGCCCAGAAGGCGAGCAGTCCGGGCGTCGCACCGAAGCCGGCACCGAGCCAGTCGATCTGCCGTTCGAACTCGCTTCGAACGCGCTCGAGCAGGTGCGAGCCGAGCCCCCGCGAGCGGGCGGCGTGGTGGACCGCGATGCGGACGACGCGCAGCCCCGAGGGGTCGCCCGCGGACTCGTCTCGCAGCTGGCTCGTGAGGATATCGGGGATCATGTTTCCGGGAATGCGCTGGCCCTCGTAGATGGTCGCTTGCGTCTCCGCAGAGAGCCCACCCTCGCGGGCGAGCAGGGCGACGCCGACGACGTGGCCGTCGAAGACGAGCGCCCGGGCTGTCAGATTTGGTGCGTCGAGCAGACGGGCCAGGTCGTTGGGCTCGGTCCGATAGTGAGCGAGCACCAGCAGGCCGAACGCTTCGCGAAGCAGGCGCTCGTCCGAACGGAGCGTCTCGGGGTCGAGTGCACGATACGTGACTGTCTCCGGAGTCGCCGCCGCGACCAGCGGTTCGACCGGCGGCCGTGCGTCCAGACAGAGCGCCCGGAACGCCCAGACCTCCACGGGGTCACCCGCGGCGTACCGGATCGGTTCGACCAGTCGGCGCTCGATCACCTCGTGGTCGCTCTCTGCGAGCCGATCTCGAAACCGGACCGAGAAGCCGCGACCGGCACCCTCGTAGCCGTGGATCGTCGTCGCGAAGGCGACGCGGTCGGCGGCGAGAAGCGCCTCCAGCCGAGCGACGGGGAGCGCGGCGGCCTCGTCGACAATCAGGACGTCAACGTTCTCGCAGCTGTCGACAGCGTCTGTGGGTGACCGATAGCTAATCTGGCCGCCGGCGCGCGTGTGGATCTGCCGGTCGTCGTCTGCCGGGTGGCTAGTCTCGGATACCGGCTCGTCTGTGCCCTCAGTCAGCTCTCTGGCGCGGGCGAACAGTTCCTCAGCGTTGCGGAAGGCGGGCGCTGTGACGAGAACATCCGCGCCAGAGCGAGCGAGTGCCCCCGCGGCCAGCCCCGCTGCACTCGACTTGCCGCGGCCGCGGTCAGCCTCCAGAACGACAGCACGCTCGCCGTCGTCGAGCAGTGACTCGAAGGCGGCGACAGCCGCGGCCTGATCGTCGGTTCGACAGCGTTCGTACGTCGCGTCCAGAAACCGGCGCTCGCCGGGTGGCTGCGGTGAAGGAGCTGCCGGCGAGGAAGCCTCGATCCGCGGAGCCGGATCGGTCAGCCCGTCGTCGAGGATTCGGCCGGCGTCGACGTCGACGATCGCGATGCCGCGGTGGGTCCGCAGAAGGGTGACCAGACGGCGGGTGAACCGGCCGGTGACGTCCGAGAGGGAGAACGGCGGCACCGCCAGGGACTCGGCGAAGGCGCCGGGGCGCTCGGGCCAGGAGTCGAGTGGGGGGGCCAAGAGAACGAGCAGGCCGCCGCCGTCGACGGCGCCGACGGCCGCCCCCAGCGCGTTCGGCTGGAGGCCGCGGTGGGCGTCGACGACGACGATTTCGCGGGTGGTTCCCAGGAGTTCGCCGGCGCGGGATTGGGGTAGCTGCTCGCATCGAAGTCGATCGTCCGGGCCGAGGAGTGTGGTGGCCGTGATCGGGACCGAGAGCGCGTCGAGGACGTCAGCAAGTGTCTCGTACCCACTCGCGCGCTCGCCCGAGAGAACGAGGAGCCGGCGCTCGTTCGTTTCGGCCGCCTCTGTGGCGAGGCGGTGTGCGAGTGCGACGACGTCGGCGGTCATACCGGAACGCTCGGTGACGGAGGGTAATAGACACCAGCGGTCGATCGTCCGCAACCCGCGTGCGGAGCCATCGCACGCCCTCGAGCGTTTGAACACGCTTTTAAGGGGGGCTACGCTACTGAGGTGTACACCCTATGCGGGGTTGATGATGCTCCTAGCCCCACAGGACTTTCGCCGGATCGTCCGGCCCGGGGATCGTGGTGGCGTCGTCGACGCCACCCGGACCCAGCCCCCGGACGGCAGGGGAGCGAGAGCCCACGCGTAGGAGACAGGTGAACAACCAATGGCAGTTTACGTAACTACAGAGATCCCAGCCGACCTCGCCGACGACGCCCTCGAGGCGCTCGAGGTCGCACGAGACACAGGCAGTGTAAAGAAAGGAACCAACGAGACGACCAAGGCCATCGAGCGCGGCAACGCCGACCTCGTTTACGTCGCCGAAGACGTCACGCCCGAGGAGATCGTGATGCACCTCCCCGAGCTGGCAGACGAGAAAGGCATTCCTGT encodes:
- a CDS encoding GNAT family N-acetyltransferase is translated as MTADVVALAHRLATEAAETNERRLLVLSGERASGYETLADVLDALSVPITATTLLGPDDRLRCEQLPQSRAGELLGTTREIVVVDAHRGLQPNALGAAVGAVDGGGLLVLLAPPLDSWPERPGAFAESLAVPPFSLSDVTGRFTRRLVTLLRTHRGIAIVDVDAGRILDDGLTDPAPRIEASSPAAPSPQPPGERRFLDATYERCRTDDQAAAVAAFESLLDDGERAVVLEADRGRGKSSAAGLAAGALARSGADVLVTAPAFRNAEELFARARELTEGTDEPVSETSHPADDDRQIHTRAGGQISYRSPTDAVDSCENVDVLIVDEAAALPVARLEALLAADRVAFATTIHGYEGAGRGFSVRFRDRLAESDHEVIERRLVEPIRYAAGDPVEVWAFRALCLDARPPVEPLVAAATPETVTYRALDPETLRSDERLLREAFGLLVLAHYRTEPNDLARLLDAPNLTARALVFDGHVVGVALLAREGGLSAETQATIYEGQRIPGNMIPDILTSQLRDESAGDPSGLRVVRIAVHHAARSRGLGSHLLERVRSEFERQIDWLGAGFGATPGLLAFWAENGYGAVHLSTTRNDTSGEHSAIVLLPTSDAGHELATGHAARFARRIPAVCSDTLAEVAPDVLRAALKSVDADAVPDPDLSAHEWRLVAGAAYGPGLFDVDPGPFRRLAVRYFVAQPSDLDLSGREERLLVRRVLQARDVESVADELGYHSVGQCMRALGDAFAPLVDRYGGEAAAAVRERFNGG
- the rpl7ae gene encoding 50S ribosomal protein L7Ae, whose translation is MAVYVTTEIPADLADDALEALEVARDTGSVKKGTNETTKAIERGNADLVYVAEDVTPEEIVMHLPELADEKGIPVVFVETQDDVGHAAGLEVGSAAAAIVDAGEADDDVEDIAAKVEDLD